Proteins encoded within one genomic window of Amycolatopsis nigrescens CSC17Ta-90:
- a CDS encoding succinic semialdehyde dehydrogenase has translation MTVAPLALTRPASTTDAFLRRLVERVPGSSGAAWKLTEVYTGDLLVELPQSTPSDIEQAFATARAAQEKWAATPLKQRLEVFKRAHALFIGNASTVTDLIQVESGKNRRMAIEETCDPSMVLSHYLKRAAKLLAPTKRGGPVPFLTTSTEIRQPKGVVGIIAPWNFPFATGISDAIPALMAGNAVVLKPDNKTALSPLYGVQLLEAAGLPKGLFQVVCGEGPDVGPTLIDQADYVMFTGSTATGRVIGERAGKNLIGCCLELGGKNPMIVLEDADLAEAAQGAIFGAFGNTGQICMHIERIYLPESRYDEFKKAYVAKAEALDVRAAYDFGPEMGSLVSVDHMRRVKSHVDDAVEKGATVLCGGKPRPDLGPAFFEPTILEGVTKDMLCGVTETFGPVVALHRYRTVDEAVALANDTDYGLNASVWGTDLDAARAVAARIDSGNVNINDILATAYASKGTPSGGVKSSGVGARHGDQGMLKYTDVKNMAVLKKQVMAPRPGQAYEKYVEGMLSGLKMMRRFRIR, from the coding sequence ATGACCGTCGCCCCGCTCGCGCTCACCCGCCCGGCGTCGACGACCGACGCGTTCCTGCGACGGCTCGTCGAGAGAGTGCCGGGTTCGTCCGGCGCGGCCTGGAAACTCACCGAGGTCTACACCGGGGACCTGCTCGTCGAGCTGCCGCAATCGACGCCGTCCGACATCGAGCAGGCGTTCGCCACCGCGCGCGCCGCCCAGGAAAAGTGGGCCGCGACGCCGCTCAAGCAGCGGCTGGAGGTGTTCAAGCGGGCGCACGCGCTCTTCATCGGCAACGCCTCGACGGTCACCGATCTCATCCAGGTCGAGAGCGGTAAGAACCGGCGGATGGCGATCGAGGAGACCTGCGACCCGTCGATGGTGCTGAGCCACTATCTCAAGCGGGCCGCGAAACTGCTGGCGCCGACCAAACGCGGCGGGCCGGTGCCGTTCCTGACGACGTCGACCGAGATCCGGCAGCCCAAGGGCGTGGTCGGCATCATCGCGCCGTGGAACTTTCCCTTCGCCACCGGCATTTCCGACGCCATACCGGCACTGATGGCCGGCAACGCGGTCGTGCTGAAACCCGACAACAAGACGGCGCTCTCGCCGCTCTACGGCGTTCAGCTGCTGGAAGCGGCCGGCCTGCCGAAGGGCCTGTTCCAGGTGGTCTGCGGTGAGGGCCCGGACGTCGGCCCCACGCTGATCGACCAGGCCGACTACGTCATGTTCACCGGCTCCACGGCCACCGGTCGGGTGATCGGCGAACGGGCGGGCAAGAATCTCATCGGCTGCTGCCTCGAACTCGGCGGCAAGAACCCGATGATCGTGCTGGAGGACGCGGACCTGGCCGAGGCCGCGCAGGGCGCGATCTTCGGCGCCTTCGGCAACACCGGCCAGATCTGCATGCACATCGAGCGGATCTACCTGCCGGAGTCCCGCTACGACGAGTTCAAGAAGGCGTACGTGGCCAAGGCCGAGGCGCTCGACGTCCGCGCCGCCTACGACTTCGGCCCCGAGATGGGGTCGCTCGTCTCCGTCGACCACATGCGCCGCGTCAAATCGCACGTCGACGACGCCGTCGAGAAGGGCGCCACCGTCCTTTGTGGTGGGAAGCCCCGGCCCGACCTCGGTCCCGCGTTCTTCGAACCGACGATCCTCGAAGGCGTCACGAAGGACATGCTCTGCGGCGTCACCGAAACGTTCGGACCCGTTGTCGCACTGCACAGGTACCGCACCGTCGACGAGGCCGTGGCGCTCGCCAACGACACCGACTACGGCCTCAACGCCTCGGTCTGGGGCACCGACCTCGACGCCGCCAGAGCGGTGGCCGCGCGCATCGATTCGGGCAACGTCAACATCAACGACATCCTCGCCACCGCCTACGCCTCGAAGGGAACCCCGTCCGGTGGCGTCAAGAGCTCCGGAGTCGGCGCCCGCCACGGCGACCAGGGCATGCTCAAGTACACCGACGTCAAGAACATGGCGGTGCTCAAGAAGCAGGTCATGGCGCCCCGGCCCGGCCAGGCCTACGAAAAGTACGTCGAAGGCATGCTTTCCGGGCTGAAGATGATGCGGCGGTTCCGGATCCGCTAG
- a CDS encoding GMC family oxidoreductase → MAKRAPRGDEADYVVVGSGSSGAAIAGRLAESGASVIVLEAGKSDEKMLVKKPGLVGPMHAVPQLKKPFDWGYYSVPQKHVLDRRMPVPRGKVVGGSSSINGMVYVRGNRANFDSWAAEGNKGWDADSVNAAYKRMEDFEDGENAFRGAGGPIRVTRNKTPQEGTLQFLEATADAVGCQILDDYNAESQEGVSRMQQNAADGLRYSASRGYVHHLAPRTLEVQSGVLAKKVVIENGRAVGVEVVDANGTRRTLRAGKEVILSAGFVGSAQLLMLSGIGHAEHLQEHGIDVLADLPVGDNLHDHMFHALTFHASSSKNKGTPPYFARGLVKELLKPGTTFLANSVFEAVAFLKTSQAADVPDLQLHLLPWAYVTPNQDAPIRHDVDKRPALTVLTTLIYPKSRGTLRLASADPKVAPLIDPQYLSDPADLEVLGEGSEMAREILASKAFRGSIKEELHPGKGLRGQELRDAILNRATSVYHGVGTCRMGVDELAVVGPDLKVRGVDGLRVCDTSIMPSITGGNTNAPAIMIGEMGAQLVLSDN, encoded by the coding sequence ATGGCGAAAAGGGCGCCGCGGGGCGACGAGGCCGATTACGTGGTCGTCGGATCGGGCAGTTCGGGGGCCGCGATCGCGGGCCGGCTGGCGGAGTCGGGTGCCAGCGTGATCGTGCTCGAAGCGGGCAAGAGCGACGAGAAGATGCTCGTCAAGAAGCCGGGGCTGGTCGGGCCGATGCACGCGGTGCCCCAGCTCAAGAAGCCGTTCGACTGGGGCTACTACTCGGTGCCGCAGAAACATGTTCTAGATCGCCGGATGCCGGTGCCGCGCGGCAAGGTGGTCGGCGGCTCCAGCTCCATCAACGGCATGGTCTACGTCCGCGGCAACCGCGCCAACTTCGACTCGTGGGCCGCCGAGGGCAACAAGGGCTGGGACGCCGACAGCGTCAACGCCGCCTACAAGCGGATGGAGGACTTCGAGGACGGCGAGAACGCGTTCCGGGGCGCGGGCGGGCCGATCCGGGTCACCCGCAACAAGACCCCGCAGGAGGGGACGCTGCAGTTCCTCGAGGCGACCGCCGACGCGGTCGGCTGCCAGATCCTCGACGACTACAACGCCGAGTCGCAAGAGGGCGTCAGCCGCATGCAGCAGAACGCCGCGGACGGCCTGCGCTACAGCGCCTCGCGCGGTTACGTCCACCATCTCGCGCCCCGGACGCTGGAAGTGCAGTCCGGGGTACTGGCGAAGAAGGTCGTCATCGAGAACGGCCGTGCCGTCGGGGTCGAGGTCGTCGACGCGAACGGAACCCGGCGCACCCTGCGCGCCGGCAAGGAGGTCATCCTCTCGGCCGGGTTCGTCGGCTCCGCGCAACTGCTCATGCTGTCCGGCATCGGCCACGCCGAGCACCTGCAGGAGCACGGCATCGACGTGCTCGCGGACCTGCCGGTCGGCGACAACCTGCACGACCACATGTTCCACGCGCTGACCTTCCACGCGTCGTCCAGCAAGAACAAGGGCACCCCGCCGTACTTCGCGCGCGGTCTCGTCAAGGAACTCCTCAAGCCCGGCACCACGTTCCTGGCGAACTCGGTCTTCGAGGCGGTCGCGTTCCTCAAGACGTCCCAGGCCGCCGACGTCCCGGACCTCCAGTTGCACCTCCTGCCGTGGGCGTACGTCACGCCCAACCAGGACGCGCCGATCCGGCACGACGTCGACAAGCGGCCGGCGCTCACCGTGCTGACCACCCTGATCTACCCGAAGAGCCGCGGCACGCTCCGGCTCGCGTCGGCCGATCCCAAGGTGGCGCCGCTGATCGACCCCCAGTACCTGTCCGACCCGGCCGACCTCGAAGTGCTCGGCGAGGGATCGGAGATGGCGCGCGAGATCCTCGCCTCGAAGGCGTTCCGGGGTTCGATCAAGGAAGAGCTCCACCCCGGCAAGGGATTGCGGGGCCAGGAGCTGCGCGACGCGATCCTGAATCGCGCGACGTCGGTCTACCACGGCGTCGGCACCTGCCGGATGGGCGTCGACGAGCTCGCGGTCGTCGGCCCCGACCTCAAGGTCCGCGGCGTCGACGGGCTCCGGGTCTGCGACACCTCGATCATGCCGTCGATCACCGGCGGCAACACCAACGCGCCAGCCATCATGATCGGCGAGATGGGCGCGCAGCTCGTCCTCTCGGACAACTGA
- a CDS encoding LLM class F420-dependent oxidoreductase produces MRFAIKTSPQDTVWADMLAVWQAADEIEPFESGWTFDHFYPIFSDSTGPCLEGWVTLTALAQATKRLRLGTLVSGIHYRHPALLANMAATLDIVSGGRLEIGIGAGWNEEESGAYGMELGSIKNRSDRFEEGCEVLVGLLTQQSTTFQGAHYQLTDARCEPKGVQMPHPPICIGGSGEKRTLRTTAKYAQHWNFVGGTPEEFAHKRDVLHRHCADIGRDPSEITLSAHVRLGADNDYAKVAADAEALGEVGLDLAIIYLPPPHTPAVLEPLAKALEPLR; encoded by the coding sequence ATGCGATTCGCCATCAAGACCTCGCCCCAGGACACCGTTTGGGCCGACATGCTCGCCGTATGGCAGGCCGCAGACGAGATCGAGCCCTTCGAATCCGGCTGGACCTTCGATCACTTCTATCCCATTTTCTCGGATTCGACCGGTCCTTGCCTGGAAGGGTGGGTCACGCTCACCGCCCTCGCCCAGGCCACGAAGCGGCTCCGGCTGGGCACGCTGGTCAGCGGGATCCACTACCGCCACCCGGCGCTGCTCGCGAACATGGCCGCGACGCTCGACATCGTTTCCGGCGGCCGGCTGGAAATCGGGATCGGCGCGGGCTGGAACGAAGAGGAGTCCGGCGCATACGGTATGGAACTCGGTTCGATCAAGAATCGGAGCGACCGGTTCGAGGAGGGCTGCGAGGTCCTCGTCGGGCTGCTGACCCAGCAGAGCACCACCTTCCAGGGTGCGCACTACCAGCTGACCGACGCCCGCTGTGAGCCGAAGGGTGTGCAGATGCCGCATCCGCCGATCTGCATCGGTGGCAGTGGCGAGAAGCGGACTTTGCGCACGACCGCGAAGTACGCGCAGCACTGGAACTTCGTGGGCGGCACGCCCGAGGAGTTCGCGCACAAGCGTGACGTGCTGCACCGTCATTGCGCGGACATCGGCCGGGACCCGAGCGAGATCACGTTGTCCGCGCACGTCCGCCTCGGCGCGGACAACGACTACGCCAAGGTCGCCGCGGACGCCGAAGCCCTCGGCGAAGTGGGCCTCGACCTGGCGATCATCTACCTACCGCCGCCGCACACCCCGGCCGTGCTGGAGCCGCTGGCGAAGGCGCTCGAACCGCTGCGCTGA
- a CDS encoding serine/threonine protein kinase has protein sequence MTALPGHDELVPLGAGPVATVFAGVERQGNATFALKVYPGPVDRRTRGRLEAELRELAELRARAQVLVADRVEELPDGRCALRMELCSQSLPELVGSFGPLTVSDALVLGSALAGALAVAHAAGLVHGGVTPGNVLFRSSGEPVLTDFGCTLRRTFPSGVTAGVDFLAPETVRDGICDERTDLYELGAVLYFALSGASPHQGRVGEQPDERLLRTLSVPVPALARTDLPPGLGHLVSALLAKNPDARPLDAATVAARIGAMIGPVRAPAFDDFGGTFASNVARPQPAQPAAPMPGPALLPSPRGELLVQYGPEDTMRGKPKAGVVRTALGALSVLSVAAVVLLLNQPAKLDVPGSPVRIAAPAPTQPGGAPLRLELDDPVDKGDFVELSWRSSMPLESAVVVAPEGQQNTTEVLGRTTTHRVRIDPVLRYCFQIQGATAAGVVQSQAKPIRNATCTG, from the coding sequence ATGACGGCACTTCCCGGACACGACGAGCTGGTCCCACTGGGTGCGGGTCCGGTCGCCACCGTGTTCGCCGGAGTCGAGCGGCAGGGCAATGCGACGTTCGCGCTCAAGGTCTACCCGGGGCCGGTCGACCGGCGCACCCGCGGCCGGCTCGAGGCCGAACTGCGCGAACTGGCCGAGCTGCGCGCGCGGGCGCAGGTGCTGGTGGCCGACCGGGTCGAGGAACTGCCCGACGGGCGGTGCGCGCTGCGGATGGAGCTGTGTTCCCAGTCGCTGCCGGAACTGGTCGGCTCGTTCGGCCCGCTGACCGTTTCCGACGCCCTCGTGCTGGGCAGTGCGCTGGCCGGCGCCCTCGCCGTCGCGCACGCGGCGGGGCTCGTGCACGGCGGCGTCACGCCGGGCAACGTGCTGTTCCGGTCGTCCGGGGAACCGGTGCTCACCGACTTCGGCTGCACGTTGCGCCGCACCTTTCCCAGTGGCGTCACCGCTGGTGTCGACTTCCTGGCGCCGGAGACCGTGCGCGACGGCATCTGCGACGAGCGGACGGACCTGTACGAGCTCGGCGCCGTGCTGTACTTCGCGCTGTCGGGCGCATCACCGCACCAGGGGCGCGTCGGCGAGCAGCCGGACGAGCGGCTGCTGCGCACGCTCAGTGTTCCGGTGCCCGCGCTGGCGCGCACCGACCTGCCACCCGGGCTCGGCCACCTCGTGTCCGCACTGCTGGCGAAGAATCCGGATGCCCGACCCCTCGACGCGGCGACGGTGGCCGCCCGGATCGGCGCCATGATCGGCCCGGTGCGGGCACCCGCGTTCGACGATTTCGGCGGTACGTTCGCGAGCAACGTCGCCAGGCCACAACCGGCACAGCCGGCCGCGCCGATGCCGGGGCCCGCCCTGCTCCCGTCGCCGAGGGGCGAGCTGCTCGTGCAGTACGGGCCCGAGGACACCATGCGGGGCAAACCGAAGGCGGGGGTCGTCCGCACCGCCCTCGGGGCGCTGTCGGTGCTGTCGGTCGCCGCGGTGGTGCTGTTGCTGAACCAGCCCGCGAAGCTCGACGTGCCCGGCTCCCCGGTGCGGATCGCCGCTCCGGCGCCGACCCAGCCCGGTGGTGCGCCCCTGCGCCTCGAACTGGACGACCCGGTGGACAAGGGCGACTTCGTCGAGCTGTCCTGGCGCAGCAGCATGCCGCTGGAGTCCGCGGTGGTCGTCGCGCCGGAGGGGCAGCAGAACACGACCGAGGTCCTCGGCCGGACCACCACCCACCGGGTGCGGATCGACCCGGTGCTGCGGTACTGCTTCCAGATCCAGGGCGCCACCGCGGCCGGCGTCGTGCAGAGCCAGGCCAAGCCGATCCGCAACGCCACCTGTACCGGTTAG
- a CDS encoding WXG100 family type VII secretion target yields MVQIATTIVQEIEGHRNKLQGEVSSVIPAQWNMEQSQALLGAHKKWDMAIRDLCQKLEKLGGDTRFAMNDYLDVDQQGATCFNGGGGSGGGGGGGFGGGGGGGFGGGGGFGGGFGFGGGAGGGLGSAPDAGAGTPSGQTYAFAGLLRAV; encoded by the coding sequence GTGGTGCAAATAGCGACAACGATCGTGCAGGAGATCGAAGGGCACCGCAACAAGCTCCAGGGCGAGGTGAGCTCCGTGATTCCCGCGCAGTGGAACATGGAGCAGTCGCAGGCGCTGCTCGGGGCGCACAAGAAGTGGGACATGGCGATCCGCGACCTGTGCCAGAAGCTGGAGAAGCTGGGAGGTGACACCAGGTTCGCCATGAACGACTACCTCGATGTGGACCAGCAGGGTGCCACCTGCTTCAACGGCGGTGGCGGCAGTGGTGGCGGCGGTGGCGGCGGATTCGGTGGCGGTGGCGGTGGCGGATTCGGCGGTGGTGGCGGTTTCGGTGGCGGCTTCGGTTTCGGTGGCGGGGCCGGTGGCGGCCTCGGCAGCGCGCCCGATGCTGGCGCAGGCACGCCGTCCGGCCAGACCTACGCGTTCGCCGGGTTGCTCCGCGCGGTGTGA
- a CDS encoding transglutaminaseTgpA domain-containing protein, with the protein MTSRVAVACVLLAGAGSGLLFAPVFGLWPLVPPIAVVLVACYAVAELCARFPSLGPWRPVLALVAGLLGLAEVELGDTMPAGLPTAGTVRALLGGVTESWQLTLQSTWPVRPDAELLLFVPLAVLLAAVLGIESLRWPAVAVLPALAVLGLSQAYVALSGTVATVVALGYAAVVAALFTTSRPGAVRPAWRGTAALLLVPTTLLGVLGAVVVTVADQGRQPAYSLYQNAPVPAARTRSVNPLDEVATRLERPDVPVFSYASADEVDRWRLVVLTEFNGVTWSKGGEYRRLGTELGSPPSVTVPTTAHSAQITVGPGSPDQPWVPSQSMPASVDGAAPLVSPGSGMLLLPGRSEPVSYGLRWWEPVIDPAGLAGAALDPATSGGGDLGVIPAGITELARAATGGLRPSFQTALALERFLSQNYRVATGADLPTGNGWPQLSEFLLVNKRGTSEQFAASYVAMAKLVGIQARLVVGFRAPEPGVDGRAVVRNGNVLAWPEVAVTGVGWVPLDPTGGAGDSAAAMAGLAEVTAKARAELPPAQELHDPPLPDSQPGAQSNAGLGGGVPVLPAAFVLLALIVLATVTIPMVRVVRTQRRKRRQGAPGVVAAWQEARDLLRVHGARVTRGMTARDLARVAEPAFDKSVVDGLGQLAGQLDTALWSGAGADGDTAGQAWRSVLVIRRGLAARPIGARVRALFDPRWFR; encoded by the coding sequence ATGACCTCCCGGGTCGCCGTCGCCTGCGTGCTGCTTGCCGGAGCCGGATCCGGTCTGCTCTTCGCCCCGGTGTTCGGGTTGTGGCCGCTCGTGCCGCCGATCGCGGTCGTGCTGGTGGCCTGCTACGCGGTGGCCGAACTGTGCGCGCGGTTCCCCTCGCTCGGGCCGTGGCGCCCGGTGCTCGCGCTCGTCGCGGGTCTGCTCGGGCTGGCCGAGGTCGAACTCGGCGACACCATGCCGGCCGGCCTGCCGACGGCCGGCACGGTGCGGGCACTGCTCGGTGGGGTGACCGAGTCCTGGCAGCTCACCCTGCAGTCGACCTGGCCGGTGCGGCCCGACGCCGAACTACTGCTGTTCGTGCCGCTTGCCGTGTTGCTGGCGGCCGTGCTGGGGATCGAATCGCTGCGCTGGCCCGCGGTGGCGGTGCTGCCGGCGCTGGCGGTGCTCGGGTTGAGCCAGGCTTATGTCGCGCTGTCCGGGACGGTCGCGACGGTCGTCGCCCTCGGTTATGCGGCGGTCGTGGCCGCGCTGTTCACGACGTCGAGGCCGGGCGCGGTGCGACCGGCGTGGCGTGGCACGGCGGCACTGCTGCTGGTGCCGACGACGCTGCTCGGCGTGCTCGGGGCCGTTGTCGTCACGGTTGCCGACCAGGGCAGGCAACCGGCGTACTCGCTGTACCAGAACGCGCCGGTCCCGGCGGCGAGGACCAGGTCGGTCAACCCGCTCGACGAGGTGGCCACCCGCTTGGAGCGACCGGACGTGCCGGTCTTCAGCTATGCGAGCGCCGACGAGGTGGACAGGTGGCGGCTGGTCGTGCTGACCGAGTTCAACGGTGTCACCTGGTCGAAAGGGGGCGAGTACCGGCGGCTCGGGACCGAGTTGGGTTCGCCGCCTTCGGTCACCGTGCCGACCACGGCGCACTCGGCGCAGATCACCGTCGGGCCGGGTTCGCCCGACCAGCCGTGGGTGCCGAGCCAGTCGATGCCAGCCTCGGTCGACGGGGCGGCGCCGTTGGTCAGCCCCGGCTCGGGCATGCTGCTGCTGCCCGGCCGGTCCGAGCCGGTGAGTTACGGCCTGCGGTGGTGGGAACCGGTCATCGACCCGGCCGGACTGGCCGGTGCCGCACTCGATCCGGCCACGAGCGGGGGTGGCGACCTCGGGGTGATCCCGGCCGGGATCACCGAACTGGCGCGCGCGGCCACTGGCGGGTTGCGTCCGTCCTTCCAGACCGCATTGGCGCTGGAGCGGTTCCTGAGCCAGAACTACCGGGTGGCCACCGGCGCCGACCTGCCGACCGGAAACGGATGGCCGCAGCTGAGCGAGTTCCTGCTGGTGAACAAGCGGGGCACCAGTGAGCAGTTCGCCGCGTCCTATGTGGCCATGGCGAAGCTGGTGGGCATCCAGGCCCGGCTCGTGGTCGGCTTCCGCGCACCGGAGCCGGGGGTGGACGGCCGCGCGGTGGTGCGCAACGGGAACGTGCTCGCCTGGCCGGAAGTCGCGGTGACCGGGGTCGGCTGGGTCCCGCTCGATCCGACCGGCGGGGCGGGGGACTCCGCTGCGGCCATGGCCGGACTGGCCGAGGTCACCGCGAAGGCGCGGGCCGAACTCCCGCCCGCGCAGGAACTGCACGACCCGCCGCTGCCCGATTCCCAGCCGGGGGCCCAGTCGAACGCGGGGCTCGGCGGTGGCGTGCCGGTGCTGCCGGCCGCGTTCGTGCTGCTCGCCTTGATCGTGCTGGCCACGGTCACGATCCCGATGGTCAGGGTGGTCCGAACCCAGCGCAGGAAGCGCCGGCAGGGCGCGCCCGGTGTCGTGGCGGCCTGGCAAGAAGCCAGGGATCTGCTTCGCGTGCACGGGGCGCGAGTCACCCGCGGGATGACCGCGCGGGACCTGGCCCGCGTCGCCGAGCCGGCCTTCGACAAGTCCGTTGTGGACGGTCTGGGGCAGCTGGCCGGCCAGTTGGACACCGCGCTCTGGTCGGGGGCCGGCGCGGACGGCGACACGGCCGGTCAGGCGTGGCGTTCGGTGCTGGTCATCCGCCGCGGCCTCGCCGCTCGCCCGATCGGCGCGCGCGTGCGGGCCCTGTTCGACCCACGCTGGTTCCGCTGA
- a CDS encoding DUF58 domain-containing protein, producing MRLTRRGVATLVAAVILFGAGHLAGYPVLLALAGASAGAVLAAVAVTTRRPGVVVTRGVYPDRVERGRPAFARLRVANPGTRAQAGFTAGDRVDTGFRSVSVRRLTPGSEAVYHYELPTRDRGRYQVGPLTLDRLDALRLGRSRLSTGDIATLWVHPRTHPIGAIDGGHPRHHHEGTSTDRSLLGSLDLREVREYIVGDEVRHLHWKATARTGRLMVRDYADPNQPRFTALLDNRREAPAGAAFEEAVDLAASLVVAAAKADRRCRLVTSCGVDVATAGGAPAVRQLLDQLSVLDRARDAGLPLWPGTLPRSGGGSLVVITSAVSPADRLALVAAKPHYSNVLVVALGIGESPAVPGVSVLSAADAADAARRWNAVVAR from the coding sequence ATGCGGCTGACCAGGCGCGGGGTTGCGACGCTCGTGGCCGCGGTGATCCTTTTCGGAGCCGGCCACTTGGCGGGGTACCCGGTGCTGCTCGCGCTGGCCGGTGCCTCGGCCGGCGCGGTATTGGCCGCCGTGGCGGTCACCACCCGCCGCCCTGGGGTGGTGGTAACCAGGGGGGTCTACCCGGATCGGGTCGAGCGGGGGCGCCCGGCGTTCGCCCGGTTGCGGGTGGCCAACCCCGGCACGCGCGCCCAGGCCGGTTTCACCGCGGGCGATCGGGTGGACACCGGTTTCCGGTCGGTGTCCGTGCGGCGGCTCACGCCGGGAAGTGAAGCGGTCTACCACTACGAACTGCCGACCCGCGACCGCGGGCGCTACCAGGTCGGCCCGCTCACGCTCGATCGGCTCGACGCACTCCGCCTCGGCCGCAGCCGACTGTCCACAGGGGACATCGCAACGCTGTGGGTGCATCCGCGAACCCATCCGATCGGTGCGATCGACGGCGGCCATCCGCGGCATCACCATGAGGGGACCAGCACGGACCGGTCCCTGCTCGGCTCGCTCGACCTGCGCGAGGTACGTGAGTACATCGTCGGGGACGAGGTGCGTCACCTGCATTGGAAGGCGACTGCGCGCACCGGCCGGCTGATGGTCCGCGACTACGCCGATCCGAACCAGCCACGCTTCACCGCCTTGCTCGACAACCGGCGGGAGGCCCCGGCCGGTGCGGCCTTCGAGGAGGCCGTTGACCTCGCTGCTTCGCTCGTCGTCGCCGCGGCGAAGGCGGACCGCCGGTGCCGCTTGGTCACCTCGTGCGGCGTCGACGTCGCCACGGCCGGCGGTGCGCCCGCGGTCCGGCAGTTGCTCGATCAGTTGAGCGTGTTGGACCGGGCGCGGGACGCGGGGCTGCCGCTGTGGCCGGGCACCCTGCCCAGGTCCGGTGGCGGCAGCCTGGTGGTGATCACCTCGGCCGTCTCGCCGGCCGACCGCTTGGCGCTCGTGGCCGCGAAACCGCACTACTCGAACGTGCTCGTGGTCGCGCTCGGCATCGGCGAATCCCCGGCGGTGCCCGGTGTCAGCGTGCTTTCCGCCGCGGACGCGGCGGACGCCGCGCGGAGGTGGAACGCGGTGGTCGCCCGATGA